gctATTTTCAAATGCTTGTATTTCCAGATGTCCACAATGTAGTCAGTCCACTGCTCGCTGCTCTGCCACCACAGCTGCACTGCCTCCCACCATACTGTCACCACATACCACCACGGAGCACCACATGTAAGTACTAGGTGGATGGtaagaattatataaattatataattctatgaatatataaaaactagctCTGACCCAGCAAACGCTATTTTGCCAAGTAAactatttctagttgtatgtattttttaggggtatgaaaaatagatgttagccgattatcagacctactgaatacgcgtgtaaaatttggcaaaaatcggtaaagccgtttcggaggagtacagtaactaacatcgtgacacgggaattttatatattagaagaagattccCACTAGATGGTGTTGAAAGTCAAGCTTTtcagtttttaagtttaaatgtttattttttttcggataggaaatcattaaattaatacttaggCTTGGGGTTGTGTCTGAGAGAACcatatttttactactttaaacccacccatgttcatTCATTTGCAatttgtgtaccggggccacggcaATACTTTTGGAGAATTCCGCTGGCATAgcataaagttatatttatctGGCGCAATGACTTATGACTGGAAAGTTAAAGTTTTAGTTCGTCcgcaaaaacaattaacaaaatcagATACGATAAAATTTGCCAATAACctatttaagtataaattattttatttgcaaaaagaGTGACAGCAACTATGCTGTGGAGTTTCTTGCGCCGTTTCTTTTTCACAGAACAAGCACTTAGGATGCGGTGAAGAGTGGGCAAAACGGGGTGCTGTGCAATTCAACTAGACATTCGAAAAGTACTACGTGACATTATCCTTTGCTTCCTCACGgaaaaagcacttaggaagcggtgaatggtgggcaaaactggggtCTGTTCAAAGACACCAAAGACATTTGAAAAGTACCACACATTAGCCTAATTTGTGACATATTTTTCCAGTATTACCTTCCCCGACCAGCGATTTAGAATACCGTCGGCGAGGCGAAAAACGTCCGATACCACCAGAACTTAAAGACGAGAAGTATTTTGAGAGGCGACGACGCAACAACCAAGCCGCGAAGAAATCTCGGGACGCTAGGCGGATAAGGGAAGATCAGGTAACTTAAACGTTTTTAACGACGAGACTTTACAACGGCctgtaaattatgaaaatatttttttctttcttctattttttggtttttccttttcgttttgttatttttgtcatgcATGTGTTGTCTCTGGGTCCGTgctgtataatatttttttttctttctttcaaaaacTACTTTGAAACTACCTTGATGATTTTTTTGCGAGACCAAGTGGAGTGAAATATTGTATTCTGCAAAATAGCAtagatgtaattttttaagcTAGATAGATGTATTTGACAGCTATGccaagttaaatgaaaaaaaaatcaagaaaccGGTCCAGtaattttcttacttattttaatttggtgatttttttatgtttcgcATCTGCCGGGCGTCTTGTGACTTCTTTTACTACCTTCGATTTaatcaaccgacttcaaaaacgAGGAGGTACTCAATTCatcggtatttttttaatacctctGTTTTCGGATTACataatcatattttgtttattattttttcatttaacctaAAATAgatgtcatttggtcccataaaaagtGTTGCTCAGTAGCTTTTATCAAGGTTCTTAAAAGAAAAGtgcgtttcatttttttatctagcccactgtgtcccactgctgggcaaatctTTCCACGATAGTGTGATGACtataaaaaatttacatttttttttgtcaattacaGATAGCTTGGAGAGCCTGCCTTCTAGAACAAGAGAACGCATCTTTACGAGCTCACGTCGCCGCGCTACGTCAAGAAGCCCTCGCCTTAAGGTCACTCCTCGCAGCCAGAGACGAGCCACCACCAGCACCTTCTTCCACGACCCCAGATTAATTTTCCAAACTTTGTACGAAACATTGAGGACCTCCTAAAGACAAATATTCCATACTGCCGTCATAACTAAGAATGCAGTAATCAACCTTTTTtgagattttctttattttatcagATTACAAATCCCGCGCTACCCGTGCCTTCGTCAAAATGTTATGAAACGAAATATTCCACATATTATACATGGCAACAAACCATTGTCTGTGATATGGACCTGGGCCCTAATTcttctatttacaatggcccatGAATTAATGGACGTTGGAATTAATTGGCATTATTCGTATTATTCCAATTGTTGAGTTGGAAAATTGCTTAGATTTTTCAAactcaataattggaaattcagtacgaggCTCAACATTCACGCGAGCCGAAATTCATTGCATTTAATCCTATTGTCATTAATTCAAcggacattgtaaatagcagaatcgggactCTAAGGGACCACAGATTATCAATGACTTTATCATCTTTCTTTTAatccacatttaaaaaaagagggtaaGGTTTTGTTTGACCGCGCATAGTGCAAACTCTGCcagtattttttaactaattcaTCTAAGTATATTTTGTCCTTGAATGTTTTACAACCTACTACGCAGTTAATTAAAtggtagacaaaaaaaaaaacaggaaataataagtaatgaaaaattattaaggCTAAGTTGACTCCGTCCAGTAATTGCTAAGTTTTTAActgtttagaaatataaactttttaatatttaagttatgatCGATCTCATTTAATAAAgtgcaattattaaatttaaataaataagtaataataaataataaaataagtttaaaaaggcATCGCGAACCATATTTGTGAGTGAATTCGTGTTTGTGCACAATCACATGACTATTGtatacaacaatattaaattatattttaaaaataaatactctttgtttaatttcattattctgtgatatttatttttaatactgctCTCTATTCTTGTGATGAGACTCAACTAGACACGGgcaaattttaagtaaatttaatatatccatgaaaatgttaattgttattttaaatttgcgggaattactaaaagaaaaacGCTAGTCGTCACTAGATGACGCTACTTTAATGTATTTAGGAGTTTGGAAAGAATCGTCGAAGaggtatttttcaataatattttactatttacaattaaaaaaatctgtattttgagtatatcattaaaaattttagaaaattaaattgaatcataaattaataactttttagaATTACGTAAGAAGTACGTTTCCGTTGGAAACAATTACTGACGTCAAAAAAAGAGTCGCGTTTCATTGGTGAAAATCTATGACGTCATAAGAATTTAACCAATAGAATGTCAGTTTAAAGATTTCAATGCCAATGAAAACGTTCCAGTCGCTTCGTAAAAAGGAGAACATTCTAGTGCGCGAAGCATTAATTTTCTGTGATGGCAAGTTTGAGTTAGGTGtgctagaaaaaaaagtaaaaatcgttCTTTCATGAAGTTGCGTCACCCACATGTTCTGTTTGAAGTGAAATAAAGtcggaaaataaattaaatagttgatAATATCGTTGCAAAAATGTTGACCGCTACGCGGGCGATCGGCCGTAAGGCTCTGGAGTGCTCCGGTTTAAGTTCCGACATATACACACAGAGGAATTTCTCGACAATCCTCAAAAACGTGAGTGAccattttatttctgaaaacgAATGAAAATCGTTTGTCACATTGTCTGAAAAtgtcaaaaacttaataatttctAGTTCTTTGCTTCTATACTAATTATTTCTTAGtgatttctttaattattcGTGCCGGTTTAGTGGACGCATGGACTTGAAGTTCTATTTGTCTTTAGGTTAAATAAATGGTCATAAAACCGTACTTTTCAGACTGCTGCTCCTACAGTACCTATTTACCAGCGACATGGAGTCCAACACAGAAACAAGTGAGTCCTGAACttctaatttatcaaaaaattctTTCATATTTCGTCATAACCTAACTTATTGCATATCGGACATGACCtttgaatacataataaattgagGTTTATGAACAATGGTATGCGACCACCTTACTAGTAAACATGTTCACTATTACATACATTTGcagaaaaatacgttttgtgTATATTTCCTTAGGCCCATCTTAACAGATGGTAATGACTAGAAGTCACCATTAGACCGTGTCTAATCAATACTTAAACAATCTTATGTACCTGTTTCTACATTCTATGGCGTTACGTTTTTCAGAAATTTGGGGAATAGCATATATTCCCCAAATTTCTGAAAAACGTTTCAATAGTTCATACTCTGAAAAAGAAATTATCTTTTAGAACCAATCTAATTAACCAGAAATCTTATTAGATCAATATTTGTACAAACCTTAACttagatattaatttttaaacctcattttatttaataattgaagCTGATGCAATATCACTTTGCTGCATACAATcttattcattcataaaataaataataatgattattttatatcacATTGGACAATAACCATAAATAATCAGTATtcatctattatttaaataactagtAGCTAACAGTGAGAAAATAGTCTTAAGTACATTGGCTTGTGGCTTATAGATTGTGGAGATATGCAAGTAAGGTCTAAAGTTCAAACCCATTGTAACatcccataccatgacagccggttaccacgtagtttctctgtaaccggtgccactgtGAGATGAAACgccacaataataaaaaatataattcattcattcaatatAAGTTTCTCAGTACTGAAGGTCCAGCTTCAAAATTCATCTTAAAATGAATCTGCAACATATTGCTTGTAAACTTTACAACCTGTCAAATAGATCTTCTCAAAATGGATGGAGGATACACTCATAAACAGACTcaagaacaaagaaaataagaaaaccACGTCTTTACTTACTAATTTCATATGGTTTACTCCCTGGGGGAGCtcccatattatttttaactttcctATATTTAGAATATCAATCGGAAGTCATTTGACGCATTTAAGTATGCACTTGAGAATGCTTTGACCAAATATAGTTGTTAGAATGATGACGTTTTAGAAGtacttatattttcatttatgtatAAATGAGTGTGAGATTCTCGCAGCCTGATGGACTAATGATCTATAACAATTAGCTTGGACTGGATGCAGAAGTCTGAGTACCGGGTGTTGTCAAGTttctaatttaactttaaattatacaatataatgaaaggcagttaaaaatttataacaaaattaattttactaaatttttgcatgcccaacagggtccatattgatttttaactgttatttttttgtaccatctctgtaacatggaatgcaataaatgattgagtattgagtaaattGAATCTGCACCATATTGCTGGTCAGACACACACATGATCCTGAACTCCAGTTGGGTCCCAAAAGAATCCAACCAAAGCATCACTAAAAATTAAGTACTATCATGAGAGTTACTCTGAAGGTTAAAGGTTACAACACAGTGCAG
The DNA window shown above is from Trichoplusia ni isolate ovarian cell line Hi5 chromosome 26, tn1, whole genome shotgun sequence and carries:
- the LOC113505724 gene encoding cell death specification protein 2-like; this encodes MANQCQPFSEFTVDTAALMFVSAYIYIIMNLSRYDNPKYITVRPSVTRLCPQCSQSTARCSATTAALPPTILSPHTTTEHHIPVLPSPTSDLEYRRRGEKRPIPPELKDEKYFERRRRNNQAAKKSRDARRIREDQIAWRACLLEQENASLRAHVAALRQEALALRSLLAARDEPPPAPSSTTPD